One window from the genome of Zymoseptoria tritici IPO323 chromosome 11, whole genome shotgun sequence encodes:
- the TAN gene encoding tannase precursor (Predicted; contains 30 kDa and 33 kDa sub units. WoLF PSORT anlysis indicates that this is secreted extracellularly, however the sequence terminates with endoplasmic reticulum targeting sequence HDEL; HDEL is also found in other fungi (Saccharomyces cervisiae) and plants. ...), whose protein sequence is MQHPRLTLLAIVSFYAERVVSASCKASTIRKALPDLLGVEIKNVKAEEVLQWNEYATSAPTVPFLPVQPKPIDFCDVTVTYGHNGHGDEINVKVWLPLKDEDWNGRFLGQGGLGWAAGNVGALAGGVGMGYATADSDTGHTYNGHPADVALSSTSWAFTGKGNVNLHALQNFGYRALEELTLLAKSVTETYYAKDIAYSYWQGCSTGGRQGLTMAQRFPTLYNGILAAAPAINWVTFLITEYYAHVRMSSLNYHPPACELLAIRDFAITACDDLDGVRDGIIAAPGDCTFSPFSVVGEPYTCDGEDRKITPQAAEIAAVVWSGPNNTDGNPIWYGLSPDSLLPGADPLYKGLARTTCSPSSTDASDCKSDPFPISADWIRNWILRDPSYDLSSIDTDSKFLDILKISQDEYHSLMDSAIPDLRTFKQSGGKILTWHGLADQLIPPNGTIDYHERVAAHTSSSSSSSSIKDFMRHFEVPGLAHCFGGPGPFPLTAFNSLVEWVEKGVAPEKLGTVQLPGMDGSPPEVVRGRVVCAWPRVGVWDGVGDVNEEGSWRCEEGFPGGLVGEREGHDEL, encoded by the exons ATGCAGCATCCCCGCCTCACCTTGCTCGCGATCGTGTCATTCTACGCCGAACGCGTGGTCTCGGCGTCCTGCAAAGCTTCGACGATCAGGAAAGCCCTGCCTGACCTCCTCGGAGTCGAGATCAAGAATGTGAAAGCGGAGGAGGTTCTGCAATGGAATGAGTATGCGACTTCGGCGCCGACGGTGCCGTTTTTGCCTGTGCAGCCGAAGCCGATTGATTTTTGTGATGTTACGGTGACTTATGGGCATAATG GCCATGGCGATGAGATTAATGTGAAAGTCTGGCTGCCATTGAAAGACGAGGACTGGAATGGCCGATTCCTCGGACAAGGAGGTTTGGGATGG GCCGCCGGCAACGTCGGCGCCCTCGCAGGCGGTGTAGGAATGGGCTACGCCACCGCCGACTCAGACACCGGACACACCTACAACGGACACCCAGCCGACGTAGCCCTCAGCTCCACCAGCTGGGCCTTCACAGGCAAAGGAAACGTGAACCTCCACGCCTTACAAAATTTCGGCTACCGCGCTCTAGAAGAactcaccctcctcgccaaaTCCGTGACGGAAACTTACTACGCCAAAGACATCGCCTACTCCTACTGGCAAGGCTGCAGTACCGGTGGAAGGCAAGGTTTGACAATG GCCCAACGCTTCCCAACCCTCTACAACggcatcctcgccgccgcccccGCCATCAACTGGGTCACCTTCCTCATCACCGAATACTACGCCCACGTCCGCATGTCTTCCCTCAATTACCACCCACCCGCCTGCGAACTCCTCGCCATCCGCGACTTCGCCATCACCGCCTGCGACGACCTCGACGGCGTCCGCGACGGAATCATCGCCGCCCCCGGCGACTGCACCTTCTCCCCCTTCTCCGTCGTTGGGGAACCTTACACCTGCGACGGTGAGGACCGTAAAATCACCCCTCAAGCCGCGGAGATCGCAGCCGTGGTCTGGAGCGGTCCCAACAACACAGATGGGAACCCGATCTGGTACGGTCTCTCCCCggactccctcctccccggCGCCGACCCCCTCTACAAAGGTCTCGCCCGCACGACctgctctccttcctccaccgACGCCAGCGACTGCAAATCCGACCCATTCCCCATTTCCGCCGACTGGATCCGAAATTGGATCCTCCGCGACCCCTCCTACGACCTCTCTTCCATCGACACGGATTCCAAATTCCTCGATATACTCAAGATCTCACAAGATGAATACCACTCCCTCATGGACTCCGCGATCCCCGACCTCCGCACTTTCAAGCAAAGTGGCGGGAAAATCCTCACCTGGCATGGATTGGCCGATCAACTCATTCCTCCCAACGGCACCATCGACTACCACGAGCGGGTCGCAGCccacacctcctcctcctcctcctctagcaGTATTAAAGACTTCATGCGCCACTTCGAAGTCCCCGGCCTAGCGCATTGTTTCGGCGGTCCTGGGCCTTTCCCGCTCACCGCTTTCAATAGTCTGGTGGAGTGGGTGGAAAAGGGAGTCGCGCCGGAGAAATTGGGGACCGTGCAGTTACCGGGTATGGATGGCAGTCcgccggaggtggtgaggggACGGGTGGTTTGTGCGTGGCCGAGGGTGGGGGTTTGGGATGGGGTGGGGGATGTGAATGAGGAGGGGAGTTGGAGGTGTGAGGAGGGGTTTCCGGGGGGGTTGGttggggagagggaggggcATGATGAGTTGTAA
- a CDS encoding 1,3-beta-glucanosyltransferase putative (similar to protein EPD1 precursor Aspergillus terreus (GENE ID: 4317549 ATEG_03277).), with translation MRSFGLATATIAASNFIASTVAQDLPSIVIKGSKFFYENNGTQFFMKGVAYQQEYAGNGSTTSSDNTYTDPLADASTCQRDIPYLQELQTNTIRVYSINPDADHDECMTALAKAGIYVVADLSAPIAGGSINRNMPTWDDALYSRYTAVVDSMAKYTNTLGFFAGNEVSNAVNNTEASAFVKAAVRDTKAYIKSNNLRTIGVGYATNDDADIRVNMADFFNCGDQSSAIDFWGYNIYSWCGDSSYQKSGYDVRTKEFSSYSVPVFFAEYGCNEVEPREFGDISALYGPQMAPVWSGGIVYMYFEEANNYGLVKVDGDSVSTLKDFDNYKAQIAKAKPSGVEMDSYSPTNSPADCPTANDWSAQSSPLPPTPNEELCGCMYQTLSCVASSNLDSEDFGKTFGTVCGLGDDVCAGIAANATTGDYGAYSMCNSTEQLSFVLNQYYLSQNSAQDACDFDGAATLKDSQTPSGNCNSLLKEAGSDGTGSVSSSPTGGKSGSGSKSGATSKGAAGYSAKASAEVSMLPVFFMGMLAVLSGCGMILL, from the exons ATGAGATCATTCGGACTCGCTACGGCGACCATTGCGGCCAGCAACTTCATCGCCAGCACTGTCGCGCAGGACCTGCCCTCGATCGTGATCAAGGGCTCCAAGTTCTTCTACGAGAACAATGGCACACAGTT CTTCATGAAGGGTGTCGCATACCAGCAGGAGTACGCGGGCAACGGCTCGACCACCTCCAGCGATAACACATACACCGACCCTCTCGCCGATGCGTCCACATGCCAGCGCGATATTCCATACCTGCAAGAGCTCCAAACCAACACGATCCGTGTTTACTCCATCAACCCCGATGCCGACCACGACGAGTGCATGACTGCATTGGCCAAAGCTGGCATCTATGTCGTCGCTGATCTGTCCGCGCCCATCGCCGGTGGCTCCATCAACCGCAACATGCCGACATGGGACGATGCGCTCTACTCGCGCTACACCGCTGTCGTGGACAGCATGGCAAAATACACCAACACTCTCGGTTTCTTCGCCGGTAATGAGGTCTCCAACGCTGTGAACAACACCGAGGCCAGTGCGTTCGTCAAGGCCGCTGTGCGCGACACCAAGGCATACATCAAGTCAAACAACCTTCGCACCATCGGTGTTGGTTATGCTACCAACGACGATGCCGACATTCGCGTGAACATGGCGGATTTCTTCAACTGCGGCGACCAGAGCTCTGCTATTGACTTTTGGGGATACAACATCTACTCGTGGTGCGGTGACTCTTCCTACCAAAAGTCCGGCTATGACGTCCGCACCAAGGAATTCTCTTCTTACTCCGTGCCCGTCTTCTTCGCTGAGTACGGTTGCAACGAGGTCGAACCCCGCGAGTTTGGCGACATCTCCGCGCTCTACGGTCCGCAGATGGCTCCAGTGTGGTCCGGTGGTATTGTCTACATGTACTTCGAGGAAGCCAACAACTACGGTCTTGTCAAGGTCGACGGCGACTCAGTCTCTACTCTTAAAGACTTTGACAACTACAAGGCCCAGATCGCCAAGGCTAAACCATCGGGTGTCGAGATGGACTCTTACTCTCCAACCAACAGCCCTGCCGATTGCCCGACCGCAAACGACTGGAGTGCTCAGTCTTCCCCTCTCCCACCAACTCCCAACGAGGAGCTCTGTGGTTGCATGTACCAGACTCTCAGCTGTGTGGCCTCCTCCAACTTGGATTCGGAGGACTTTGGCAAAACCTTTGGCACCGTCTGCGGTCTTGGTGATGACGTCTGCGCTGGTATTGCCGCCAACGCCACCACCGGCGACTACGGCGCGTACAGCATGTGCAACTCCACCGAGCAGCTCTCGTTCGTCCTCAACCAGTACTACCTCAGCCAGAACTCCGCACAAGACGCCTGTGACTTCGATGGCGCTGCAACTCTCAAGGATTCTCAGACTCCCTCGGGTAACTGCAACAGCTTGCTCAAGGAGGCTGGCTCCGATGGTACCGGCTCTGTCAGCTCTTCACCAACTGGCGGCAAGTCCGGCTCTGGCTCCAAGTCCGGCGCGACCTCCAAGGGTGCCGCTGGATACTCTGCCAAGGCCAGCGCTGAGGTTAGCATGCTCCCAGTGTTCTTCATGGGTATGCTTGCGGTGCTTTCCGGTTGCGGCATGATTTTGTTGTAG